One genomic window of Brevundimonas vesicularis includes the following:
- a CDS encoding ArsC family reductase, whose protein sequence is MTYTLYGIPNCDTVKKARVWLEQQGVDYVFHDYKKAGVDAGRLGQWVDEHGWETVLNRAGTTFKKLPEADKTDIDRSKAIALMTAQPSMIKRPVLDLGDRRLVGFKPETYASALT, encoded by the coding sequence ATGACCTACACCCTATACGGCATTCCCAACTGCGACACGGTGAAGAAGGCGCGGGTCTGGCTGGAGCAGCAGGGGGTCGACTATGTCTTCCACGACTACAAGAAGGCCGGAGTGGATGCGGGGCGGCTGGGCCAGTGGGTCGACGAGCACGGGTGGGAGACGGTGCTGAACCGGGCCGGGACGACTTTCAAGAAGCTGCCCGAAGCCGACAAGACGGACATCGACAGGTCGAAGGCGATCGCGCTGATGACGGCCCAGCCGTCGATGATTAAACGGCCGGTGCTGGATCTGGGGGATCGGCGGCTGGTGGGGTTCAAGCCCGAGACTTATGCCTCAGCGCTTACCTGA
- a CDS encoding DUF6249 domain-containing protein yields the protein MHDFIPIFAIFSVFGSITAIVFGPQVLKYREKRDMQETIRHAVDKGQQLPPELIDVLTKDVQKSLPSRTKDIRRGVIWLASGIGIAAFSVVSELGGGFNGNLDSGLLGISCIPVTIGLAFIVLSFFNKGAD from the coding sequence ATGCATGACTTCATTCCGATCTTCGCCATATTCTCTGTCTTCGGCTCGATCACGGCCATCGTCTTCGGCCCGCAGGTTCTGAAATATCGCGAGAAGCGCGATATGCAGGAGACCATCCGCCATGCGGTGGACAAGGGCCAGCAACTGCCGCCTGAACTGATCGACGTCCTGACCAAGGACGTGCAGAAGAGCCTGCCGTCTCGCACCAAGGACATCCGGCGCGGCGTCATCTGGCTGGCGTCCGGCATCGGCATCGCCGCCTTCTCGGTCGTCAGCGAACTGGGCGGCGGTTTCAACGGCAACCTCGACAGCGGCCTGCTGGGCATCTCCTGCATTCCCGTCACGATCGGCCTGGCCTTCATCGTGCTGAGCTTCTTCAACAAGGGCGCGGACTGA
- a CDS encoding RNA polymerase sigma factor, translating to MSKSLRDFHDVELAAQAAAGGRREYGELVRRHGSAVRGLLRRMGATPSLSDDVAQDAFLQGFQRCAEFRGQGTFAGWIKKIAARLYLKRVAKEARYVAEIEADQAGVVVDRGGLMDLDEALKTLSETERVCVSLCHGAGMSHPEIAAAMNLPLGTVKSHVKRGLDKLRARLQPAHGSGGRSVHVG from the coding sequence ATGAGCAAGTCTCTACGCGACTTCCACGATGTGGAGCTGGCGGCCCAGGCGGCGGCCGGTGGTCGGCGGGAGTATGGCGAGCTGGTGCGTCGGCACGGGTCGGCGGTTCGGGGGCTGCTGCGCCGGATGGGGGCGACGCCGTCCCTGTCCGACGACGTGGCGCAGGACGCCTTTCTGCAAGGGTTCCAGCGGTGCGCGGAGTTTCGCGGGCAGGGCACGTTTGCGGGCTGGATCAAGAAGATCGCCGCGCGGCTCTATCTGAAGCGGGTGGCCAAGGAGGCGCGCTACGTCGCCGAGATCGAGGCCGATCAGGCGGGTGTAGTCGTTGATCGCGGCGGTCTGATGGACCTGGACGAGGCGCTGAAGACGCTCAGCGAGACCGAGCGTGTCTGCGTCTCCCTGTGCCACGGCGCGGGGATGTCGCATCCGGAAATCGCGGCAGCCATGAATTTGCCGCTTGGCACGGTGAAATCGCATGTCAAACGTGGTCTGGATAAACTCCGTGCGCGGCTTCAACCGGCGCACGGCTCAGGCGGGAGGTCGGTCCATGTCGGCTGA
- a CDS encoding endonuclease/exonuclease/phosphatase family protein, with protein MIHRRTLLAAAALAPLAGCATAPKAKTPTELKLVTFNIWHNMGDWAARRPLLIAALKAQDADVIALQEVLEDANVGLENQARMLARELGGYHVAFVSTDAEGAPRRYGNALLTRLPVLAEASTKLEPLDDFRTALRLRVAVQGRPVDVVVTHLAWQQDAGPVRARQIASLLSWLPQDDTPLIVTGDFNATQEDSGLATLTGPRFFSALPRGAVTTTLNPAKGHPERVIDHIFVEQAAFIPGEARRFGDTPTNGEYPSDHFGVVATVRLR; from the coding sequence ATGATCCACCGTCGCACCCTGCTGGCCGCCGCCGCCCTCGCGCCGCTGGCAGGCTGCGCCACGGCCCCAAAGGCTAAGACGCCCACCGAACTGAAGCTCGTCACCTTCAACATCTGGCACAACATGGGCGACTGGGCCGCCCGCCGTCCGCTGCTGATCGCTGCGCTGAAGGCCCAGGACGCCGACGTCATCGCCCTGCAAGAGGTGCTGGAGGACGCCAATGTCGGGCTGGAGAACCAGGCCCGGATGCTGGCGCGCGAGTTGGGCGGCTATCACGTCGCCTTCGTCTCGACCGACGCCGAGGGCGCCCCGCGCCGTTACGGCAACGCCCTGCTGACCCGCCTGCCAGTTCTGGCCGAGGCCTCGACCAAGCTTGAGCCGCTCGACGATTTCCGCACCGCGCTTCGGCTTCGCGTCGCGGTTCAGGGTCGCCCGGTCGATGTCGTCGTCACCCATCTGGCGTGGCAACAGGACGCCGGCCCGGTCCGCGCCCGCCAGATCGCGTCGCTGCTAAGCTGGCTGCCGCAGGACGACACGCCCCTGATCGTCACGGGCGACTTCAATGCGACGCAGGAGGATTCCGGCCTGGCGACCCTGACCGGCCCCCGCTTCTTCAGCGCCCTGCCCCGCGGCGCGGTCACGACCACCCTGAACCCGGCCAAGGGTCACCCCGAGCGTGTCATCGACCACATCTTCGTCGAACAGGCCGCCTTCATCCCCGGCGAGGCCCGCCGCTTCGGCGATACGCCGACCAACGGCGAATACCCGTCCGACCACTTCGGCGTCGTCGCGACCGTGCGGCTCAGGTAA
- a CDS encoding AraC family transcriptional regulator → MSLLPEMTDIVARHAPPDLSRSPVPGLRLYGSDAQTRVVPVAYDPMLCLVVCGAKQTILGETVYSYRAGDCLVVSAELPVCGSIIEAPYRALSFDLDPATIAGLMLEIDVPAPSDQPPPSGIHVTPLEDELLELMARLLRLLDRPEEIAVMTPMIERELIWRLLHSRHAATVRQIGSAESRLSGVNRAINWLRAHYAEPVRLETLADMAGMSLSTFHRHFRTVTTMSPLQFHKQLRLREARARLLTGVEGAAETGFAVGYDSPSQFSREYARQFGLPPGRDAARMRESLMMG, encoded by the coding sequence ATGAGCCTCTTGCCCGAAATGACCGACATCGTTGCGCGCCACGCGCCGCCTGATCTGTCACGATCGCCCGTGCCCGGTCTGCGCCTGTATGGCAGCGACGCGCAGACGCGGGTGGTCCCCGTCGCCTATGATCCGATGCTGTGCCTGGTCGTGTGCGGCGCCAAACAGACGATCCTGGGCGAAACCGTCTATTCCTATCGCGCCGGCGATTGCCTGGTGGTGTCCGCCGAACTGCCGGTATGCGGCAGCATTATCGAGGCGCCGTATCGCGCCCTCAGCTTCGACCTCGATCCCGCCACCATCGCTGGCCTGATGCTGGAGATCGATGTCCCCGCCCCCTCGGATCAGCCGCCGCCGAGTGGCATCCATGTAACACCGCTGGAGGATGAACTGCTGGAGCTCATGGCGCGCCTGCTGCGCCTTCTGGACCGGCCCGAGGAGATCGCCGTCATGACGCCGATGATCGAACGCGAACTGATCTGGCGGCTGCTCCACAGCCGGCACGCCGCGACCGTGCGCCAGATCGGCTCGGCCGAAAGCCGCCTGTCAGGCGTCAATCGCGCCATCAACTGGCTCCGCGCCCATTACGCCGAACCGGTGAGGCTAGAGACTCTGGCGGACATGGCGGGCATGAGCCTGTCGACGTTCCACCGACACTTCCGCACCGTGACGACCATGAGCCCGTTGCAGTTCCACAAGCAGTTGCGGTTGCGCGAAGCCCGCGCCCGGCTGTTGACGGGCGTTGAGGGCGCGGCCGAGACCGGCTTCGCCGTCGGCTATGACAGCCCGTCCCAGTTCAGTCGCGAATACGCCCGTCAGTTCGGCCTGCCGCCCGGCCGCGACGCGGCCCGCATGCGCGAAAGCCTGATGATGGGCTGA
- a CDS encoding tetratricopeptide repeat protein produces MVDVFEQVEEELRSDKLKRLAKTWLPVFGVVLVVALIGALGWWGWDSLNSNKAAKAAEAYDRGMEALRADKPMDARAAFEEAIKEGNGAYKVLALQQQAGLAVSANKFPEAVRLFDEAAKASSDPILSDPPALKAAFLIMDTAPLAEIEKRLTPLAEDKRPLHAFAQEALALARLQHGKTKEAREAFVLLQLGQDVPDSIRQRAQIAVESIDAGTAAAIKPIIDAAAKATPPAAGAANAMTPSAAQAAPAQAAPAQAAPAQAAPAQAAPAAAPAAQ; encoded by the coding sequence GTGGTTGATGTCTTCGAGCAGGTCGAGGAGGAGCTTCGCTCCGACAAGTTGAAGCGCCTGGCCAAGACCTGGCTGCCCGTTTTCGGCGTGGTGCTGGTCGTCGCCCTGATCGGCGCCCTGGGCTGGTGGGGCTGGGACAGCCTGAACTCCAACAAGGCCGCCAAGGCCGCCGAAGCCTATGATCGCGGCATGGAGGCCCTGCGCGCCGACAAGCCGATGGACGCCCGCGCCGCCTTCGAGGAAGCGATCAAGGAAGGCAACGGCGCCTATAAGGTCCTGGCCCTGCAGCAGCAGGCCGGTCTGGCCGTCAGCGCCAACAAGTTCCCCGAGGCTGTCCGCCTGTTCGACGAGGCCGCCAAGGCGTCCAGCGATCCGATCCTGTCGGACCCGCCCGCCCTGAAGGCCGCCTTCCTGATCATGGACACCGCGCCGCTGGCCGAGATCGAAAAGCGTCTGACGCCGCTGGCCGAAGACAAGCGCCCGCTGCACGCCTTCGCCCAGGAAGCCCTGGCCCTGGCGCGCCTGCAACACGGCAAGACCAAGGAAGCGCGTGAGGCCTTCGTGCTGCTGCAACTGGGTCAGGACGTGCCGGACTCGATCCGTCAGCGCGCCCAGATCGCCGTGGAATCCATCGACGCCGGAACCGCAGCCGCCATCAAGCCCATCATCGACGCCGCCGCCAAGGCGACCCCGCCGGCCGCCGGCGCTGCGAACGCGATGACGCCCTCGGCCGCCCAGGCTGCCCCGGCTCAGGCTGCTCCGGCCCAAGCTGCCCCGGCTCAGGCCGCACCCGCTCAGGCGGCTCCCGCCGCCGCGCCGGCCGCCCAATAG
- a CDS encoding PQQ-binding-like beta-propeller repeat protein, with translation MNRVLKVALICGVAATMASCGTVRRNLPFGLGGGKEDAGATASAGQRISVLEFEQSLSPSAALSGRDFFLPGPQAVTAWTQPGGTSENLVEHVIAAPNFQIAWKRGIGSGSAHVGNVMAPIVAADGKIFVLDGESTVSAVSADTGAILWKANVKNADRDRNGGFGGGVAVGGGKVFVSSGYRSMTALDANTGAVVWTQQVDAPIHGAPTVSGNRVFVVDVDSQLFAFDANTGAQDWTYRGIAEPARVMRASSPAVSGTTVVAPFASGQLVALSALNGQAVWEETLSRTSRTSALSEVRDVAGRPVISRGMVYGVSHSGVMSALDLRSGQPKWQLPVTGVNAPLPVGDAVFVVSKSGQLITANRDTGQIYWTRELNEGRERREGGFLTFGRRTIRPQWSGPLLASNRLVMVNSFGEAVAFDPKTGVAQTTLKLGAPAYIAPAAYNGALYVLTDNGQLICIR, from the coding sequence ATGAACCGAGTTCTGAAAGTCGCGCTGATCTGCGGCGTCGCCGCAACGATGGCGTCCTGCGGCACCGTTCGCCGCAACCTGCCGTTCGGTCTGGGCGGCGGCAAGGAAGACGCCGGCGCGACCGCCTCGGCCGGCCAGCGCATCTCGGTGCTGGAGTTCGAACAAAGCCTGTCGCCGTCGGCCGCCCTGTCGGGCCGCGACTTCTTCCTGCCGGGTCCGCAGGCCGTGACGGCCTGGACGCAGCCGGGCGGCACGTCCGAGAATCTGGTCGAGCACGTCATTGCGGCGCCGAACTTCCAGATTGCGTGGAAGCGGGGCATCGGCTCGGGATCGGCCCACGTCGGCAACGTCATGGCCCCGATCGTGGCCGCCGACGGCAAGATCTTCGTGCTGGACGGCGAATCGACCGTTTCGGCGGTTTCGGCCGACACCGGCGCGATCCTGTGGAAGGCCAACGTCAAGAACGCCGATCGTGACCGCAACGGCGGCTTCGGCGGCGGCGTCGCCGTGGGCGGCGGCAAGGTCTTCGTCTCGTCCGGCTATCGCTCGATGACGGCGCTGGACGCCAACACCGGCGCGGTGGTCTGGACGCAGCAGGTGGACGCCCCGATCCACGGCGCCCCGACCGTCTCGGGCAACCGGGTCTTCGTCGTGGACGTGGACAGCCAGTTGTTCGCCTTCGACGCCAACACCGGCGCCCAGGACTGGACCTATCGCGGCATCGCCGAGCCGGCGCGCGTCATGCGCGCCTCCAGCCCCGCCGTCAGCGGCACGACCGTCGTCGCCCCATTCGCCTCGGGCCAGCTGGTCGCGCTGAGCGCCCTGAACGGCCAGGCGGTGTGGGAAGAGACCCTGTCGCGCACCAGCCGCACCAGCGCCCTGTCTGAAGTTCGCGACGTGGCGGGCCGTCCCGTCATCAGCCGCGGCATGGTCTATGGCGTCAGCCACTCGGGCGTGATGTCGGCGCTCGACCTGCGTTCGGGCCAGCCCAAGTGGCAGCTGCCGGTGACGGGCGTGAACGCGCCGCTGCCGGTCGGCGACGCCGTCTTCGTGGTGTCCAAGTCGGGGCAGTTGATCACGGCCAACCGCGACACGGGCCAGATCTATTGGACGCGCGAACTGAACGAGGGCCGCGAGCGCCGCGAGGGCGGTTTCCTGACCTTCGGCCGTCGCACCATCCGCCCGCAATGGTCTGGCCCGCTGCTGGCCTCCAACCGTCTGGTGATGGTCAATTCGTTCGGCGAAGCCGTCGCCTTCGATCCGAAGACCGGCGTGGCGCAGACGACGCTGAAACTGGGCGCGCCCGCCTATATCGCGCCGGCCGCCTATAACGGCGCGCTCTATGTGCTGACCGACAACGGCCAACTGATCTGCATCCGCTGA
- the panB gene encoding 3-methyl-2-oxobutanoate hydroxymethyltransferase: MSVHTQESVKRITVPDIAGRKGGEPIVCLTAYDAPMAALLDPHCDVLLVGDSLGMAVHGLPNTVGVTLEMMILHGQAVMRGARRAMVVVDMPFGSYEGGKEVAYANCVRVMKETGAQAVKLETSIEMAEIVAFLVKRGIPVMGHVGLRPQAILAEGGFKAKGRTDSERDRVLAEARAVAEAGAFCIVIEGVAESLAREITETIDVPTIGIGASAACDGQVLVVNDMLGLFDWTPKFVRKYADLRTEIDRAAAAFASDVKTRRFPAEVETYFSKKPASQ; encoded by the coding sequence ATGTCCGTCCATACCCAAGAGAGCGTCAAACGCATCACCGTGCCCGATATTGCGGGGCGCAAGGGCGGCGAGCCGATCGTCTGCCTGACGGCCTATGACGCGCCGATGGCGGCCCTGCTGGACCCGCACTGCGATGTGCTGCTGGTCGGCGACAGCCTGGGGATGGCGGTTCACGGCCTGCCCAATACCGTGGGCGTGACGCTGGAGATGATGATCCTGCACGGGCAGGCCGTCATGCGCGGCGCCAGACGGGCCATGGTGGTCGTGGACATGCCGTTCGGCTCCTACGAAGGCGGCAAGGAGGTCGCCTACGCCAACTGCGTGCGGGTGATGAAGGAGACGGGCGCCCAGGCGGTGAAGCTGGAAACCAGCATCGAAATGGCCGAGATCGTCGCCTTCCTGGTCAAGCGCGGGATTCCGGTCATGGGCCATGTCGGTCTGCGACCCCAGGCGATCCTGGCCGAGGGCGGGTTCAAGGCCAAGGGCCGGACCGACAGCGAGCGCGACCGGGTGCTGGCCGAGGCCAGGGCCGTTGCCGAGGCCGGCGCCTTCTGCATCGTCATCGAGGGCGTCGCCGAATCGCTGGCGCGCGAGATCACCGAGACGATCGACGTGCCCACCATCGGCATCGGCGCCTCGGCCGCCTGTGACGGCCAGGTGCTGGTGGTCAACGACATGCTGGGCCTGTTCGACTGGACCCCGAAGTTCGTGCGCAAATACGCCGATCTGCGCACCGAGATCGACCGCGCCGCCGCCGCTTTCGCCAGCGATGTGAAAACCCGCCGTTTTCCTGCCGAAGTCGAGACCTACTTCTCGAAAAAGCCGGCTTCGCAGTAA
- a CDS encoding methionine synthase, with translation MKTLLPTSTAGSLPKPVWLAEPETLWSPWKLQGDDLIEAKQDALRLSLDDQRRAGIDIFSDGEQTRQHFVTTFIEHLDGVDFENRKTMRIRNRYDASVPVVVGAVSRPKSVFVEDAKFLRAQTDQPIKWALPGPMTMIDTLYDDHYGSREKLAWEFAKILNEEARELEAAGVDIVQFDEPAFNVFFDEVNEWGVATLEKAAEGLKCETAVHICYGYGIKANTDWKKTLGSEWRQYEEAFPKLRTSSIDIISLEAQNARVPMDLIELIRGKKVMVGAIDVATDTIETPEEVADTLRKALEFVDADKLYPATNCGMAPLSRRVANGKLRALSAGAEIVREELSRDLYYGAERCEP, from the coding sequence ATGAAAACCCTTCTCCCGACCTCGACCGCCGGCAGCCTGCCCAAACCCGTCTGGCTGGCCGAGCCCGAGACGCTCTGGTCGCCTTGGAAGCTGCAGGGCGATGACCTGATCGAGGCCAAACAGGACGCCCTGCGCCTGTCGCTGGACGATCAGCGCCGGGCCGGCATCGACATCTTCAGTGACGGCGAACAGACCCGCCAGCATTTCGTCACGACCTTCATCGAACACCTCGACGGCGTCGATTTTGAGAACCGCAAGACCATGCGAATCCGCAATCGCTATGACGCCAGCGTCCCGGTGGTCGTGGGCGCCGTCAGCCGTCCGAAATCGGTCTTCGTCGAAGACGCCAAGTTCCTGCGGGCTCAGACCGACCAGCCGATCAAATGGGCGTTGCCCGGGCCGATGACGATGATCGACACCCTGTATGACGACCATTACGGCAGCCGCGAAAAACTGGCCTGGGAGTTCGCCAAAATCCTCAATGAGGAGGCCCGCGAACTGGAGGCCGCCGGCGTCGACATCGTCCAGTTCGACGAGCCCGCCTTCAACGTCTTCTTCGACGAGGTGAACGAATGGGGCGTGGCGACCCTGGAGAAGGCGGCCGAGGGGCTGAAGTGCGAAACGGCGGTCCACATCTGCTACGGCTACGGCATCAAGGCCAACACCGACTGGAAGAAGACCCTCGGCTCCGAATGGCGGCAGTACGAAGAGGCCTTCCCCAAGCTTCGGACCTCCAGCATCGACATCATTTCACTCGAAGCCCAGAACGCGCGCGTGCCGATGGATCTGATCGAACTGATCCGGGGCAAGAAGGTGATGGTCGGCGCCATCGACGTCGCGACCGACACGATCGAAACGCCCGAAGAGGTGGCGGACACCTTGCGCAAGGCGCTTGAGTTCGTGGACGCCGACAAACTCTATCCGGCCACCAACTGCGGCATGGCGCCCCTGTCGCGCCGGGTCGCCAATGGCAAGCTGCGCGCCTTGAGCGCCGGCGCCGAGATCGTGCGCGAGGAACTGTCCCGCGACCTCTACTACGGCGCGGAAAGGTGCGAGCCGTGA
- a CDS encoding NUDIX hydrolase, producing MSEAESALPARPTSRWLILDGQERVLLFHFVFSEGPLAGTAFWATPGGGCETGETFEDAARRELFEETGLVVEDPGPQVAQVRVSFRLPDGRMADVDQRFFLLRTEAFDLSSAGWTVEEQGVLVDHRWWSVADIRASAETIWPAELADILDTL from the coding sequence GTGAGCGAGGCCGAGAGCGCGCTTCCCGCCCGGCCCACCTCGCGTTGGCTGATCCTAGACGGCCAGGAGCGGGTGCTGCTGTTTCACTTCGTGTTTTCCGAAGGACCGCTCGCCGGCACAGCCTTCTGGGCGACGCCCGGCGGCGGGTGCGAGACTGGCGAGACCTTCGAGGACGCCGCGCGCCGCGAACTGTTCGAAGAGACTGGGCTGGTCGTCGAAGACCCCGGCCCGCAGGTCGCCCAGGTCCGCGTCAGTTTCCGCCTGCCCGACGGCCGGATGGCGGATGTGGATCAGAGATTCTTCCTGCTGCGTACCGAGGCGTTCGACCTGTCTTCCGCAGGCTGGACCGTGGAAGAACAGGGGGTTCTGGTCGATCACCGCTGGTGGAGCGTCGCGGACATCCGCGCTTCGGCCGAGACGATCTGGCCGGCGGAACTGGCGGATATCCTCGATACGCTCTGA
- a CDS encoding DUF1852 domain-containing protein, whose product MASTDFTFRITRTALDEDYRPADTTRITTNFANLARGESRRDNLRNTLRMIDNRFNSLAHHDNPRGDRYALELQIVSVEMSLCSERDDAFPLIEILQTTIIDKGTGRRIDGIVGNNFSSYVRDYDFSVVLPEHLKAHPNGGVPDDFGELHGKLFRHFLASRAYRDNFAKAPVICLSVSSNKTYHRTGFDHPVLGLEYDNDAFSPTDRYFAKMGMKVRYFMPPGSVAPFALYHVSDLTSDYTDLELASTIATMETFQKIYRPEIYNANSPATEQYQPSLKAQDYSLTRIVYDRDERSRLAVEQGRFVEERFIKPHRARLDQWSAAFAAA is encoded by the coding sequence ATGGCGAGCACCGACTTCACATTCAGGATCACGCGGACCGCGCTCGACGAAGACTATCGTCCCGCCGACACGACGCGGATCACCACCAATTTCGCCAACCTGGCGCGAGGCGAGAGCCGCCGGGATAATCTGCGCAATACCCTGCGGATGATCGACAACCGCTTCAACTCGCTGGCGCACCACGACAATCCGAGGGGCGATCGCTATGCGCTGGAGCTTCAGATCGTCTCGGTCGAGATGAGCCTTTGCTCGGAGCGCGACGACGCCTTTCCGCTGATCGAAATCCTGCAGACGACGATCATCGACAAGGGGACGGGCCGGCGAATCGATGGGATCGTGGGCAACAACTTCTCCTCCTATGTCCGCGACTACGACTTCAGCGTAGTCCTGCCCGAACACCTGAAAGCGCACCCGAACGGCGGCGTGCCGGACGACTTCGGTGAGCTGCACGGCAAGCTGTTCAGGCACTTTCTGGCGTCGCGCGCCTATCGCGACAACTTCGCAAAGGCGCCGGTCATCTGCCTCAGCGTCTCCAGCAACAAGACCTACCATCGCACCGGCTTCGACCATCCCGTGCTGGGGCTGGAATACGACAACGACGCCTTCTCGCCGACCGATCGGTATTTCGCGAAGATGGGGATGAAGGTCCGCTACTTCATGCCACCGGGCAGCGTCGCGCCGTTCGCCCTGTACCATGTCAGCGACCTCACCAGCGACTACACCGACCTCGAACTGGCCAGCACCATCGCCACGATGGAGACCTTCCAGAAGATCTATCGGCCCGAGATCTACAACGCCAACTCCCCGGCGACTGAGCAGTATCAGCCCAGCCTGAAGGCGCAGGACTATTCGCTGACCCGCATCGTCTACGACCGCGACGAGCGCAGTCGGCTGGCCGTCGAGCAGGGCCGCTTCGTCGAAGAGCGGTTCATCAAGCCGCACCGCGCCCGCCTCGACCAATGGTCGGCCGCCTTCGCCGCCGCCTGA
- a CDS encoding DUF2188 domain-containing protein, with protein MAHVTYRIVEHDGGWAYKSGDTYSETFASHDDATAAAVRAAREQRVPDQTAAIEYETAAGEWVTESADGYDRPSTDVEG; from the coding sequence ATGGCCCATGTCACCTATCGCATCGTCGAACACGACGGCGGCTGGGCCTACAAGTCCGGCGACACCTATTCCGAAACCTTCGCCAGCCACGACGACGCAACGGCCGCCGCCGTGCGCGCCGCGCGCGAACAGCGCGTGCCGGACCAGACCGCCGCCATCGAATACGAGACCGCCGCCGGGGAATGGGTCACCGAAAGCGCGGACGGCTATGACCGCCCCTCCACGGACGTCGAGGGCTGA
- the der gene encoding ribosome biogenesis GTPase Der, whose amino-acid sequence MALKVAIVGRPNVGKSTLFNRLVGKRLALVDDRPGVTRDRRYADGNIGDMDLTLIDTAGYEDVTDDSLEARMREQTEAALDDAELVMFMMDAREGVTSLDRIFAERLRRVHKPIILLANKSESRESGGGVGEAHALGFGEPVAISAEHGEGMADLYAAIVAASQDIFVEEIDEPDKPIRIAVIGRPNAGKSTLINRLIGDDRLLTGPEAGITRDSISVDWQFEGKNIRLVDTAGMRRKARVQEKLEKLSVADTIRAITFAEVVILMMDKDDAFDTQDLQLADLVEREGRALVYVASKWDLEDEPQSRMAKLKGMAEDKLPQLKGSPFVALSSHSGRGVERLMPAVLQAYDTWSVKVKTKDLNTWLSMATQRHPPPAVDGKRIKPKYIAQTKARPPTFVLMANRAESMPEHYKRYLVNSIRESFDLPGTPIRLNVKSSGVNPYAEGGAKSGPERYKGDAKTAPRRGKKAEKEEALSKLPGKALEQKKTRKAQPKILGGLKSSASKKAGSSVAVQKGARGGARQVSRSGRIRTGQKGGAKK is encoded by the coding sequence ATGGCTCTGAAGGTCGCCATCGTCGGCCGCCCCAATGTGGGCAAATCGACACTGTTCAACCGCCTCGTCGGCAAGCGCCTGGCGCTCGTCGACGATCGCCCCGGCGTGACCCGCGACCGGCGATACGCCGACGGCAACATCGGCGACATGGATCTGACGCTGATCGACACGGCGGGATATGAGGACGTCACCGACGACAGCCTGGAAGCCCGGATGCGCGAGCAGACCGAGGCCGCGCTGGACGACGCCGAACTGGTCATGTTCATGATGGACGCCCGCGAGGGCGTGACGTCGCTGGACCGGATCTTCGCCGAGCGCCTGCGTCGGGTGCACAAGCCGATCATCCTCTTGGCCAACAAGTCCGAGAGCCGCGAGAGCGGCGGCGGCGTCGGCGAGGCGCACGCTCTGGGCTTCGGCGAACCCGTCGCCATCTCGGCCGAGCACGGCGAGGGGATGGCCGATCTGTACGCCGCCATCGTCGCGGCCTCGCAGGACATCTTCGTCGAGGAGATCGACGAGCCGGACAAGCCGATCCGCATCGCCGTCATCGGCCGTCCGAATGCGGGCAAGTCCACCCTGATCAACCGCCTGATCGGCGACGACCGGCTGCTGACGGGGCCGGAAGCGGGCATCACCCGCGACTCCATCTCGGTCGACTGGCAGTTCGAGGGCAAGAACATCCGCCTGGTCGACACGGCCGGCATGCGCCGCAAGGCCCGCGTGCAGGAAAAGCTGGAGAAGCTGTCGGTCGCCGACACCATCCGGGCCATCACCTTCGCTGAAGTCGTCATCCTGATGATGGACAAGGACGACGCCTTCGACACCCAGGACCTGCAGCTGGCCGATCTGGTCGAGCGCGAGGGCCGCGCCCTGGTCTATGTCGCGTCGAAATGGGACCTGGAGGACGAGCCTCAGTCCCGCATGGCCAAGCTGAAAGGCATGGCTGAGGACAAGCTGCCGCAACTGAAGGGGTCGCCCTTTGTGGCCCTGTCGTCGCACAGTGGACGCGGAGTCGAGCGGCTGATGCCGGCGGTGCTTCAGGCCTATGACACCTGGTCGGTCAAGGTGAAGACCAAGGACTTGAACACCTGGCTGTCCATGGCCACCCAGCGGCACCCGCCCCCCGCCGTGGACGGTAAGCGCATCAAGCCGAAATACATCGCCCAGACCAAGGCCCGTCCGCCCACCTTCGTGCTGATGGCCAACCGCGCCGAGTCGATGCCGGAGCATTACAAGCGCTATCTGGTCAACTCGATCCGCGAGAGCTTCGACCTGCCGGGCACGCCGATCCGCCTGAACGTCAAGTCCAGTGGGGTGAACCCCTATGCCGAGGGCGGCGCCAAGTCGGGGCCGGAACGCTACAAGGGCGACGCCAAGACCGCGCCGCGCCGCGGCAAGAAGGCCGAGAAGGAAGAGGCCCTGTCCAAACTGCCCGGCAAGGCGCTGGAGCAGAAGAAGACCCGCAAGGCCCAGCCCAAGATACTGGGCGGGTTGAAGTCCAGCGCATCGAAGAAGGCCGGTTCGTCCGTGGCGGTTCAGAAGGGCGCGCGCGGCGGCGCTCGCCAGGTGTCGCGCTCGGGCCGGATCCGCACGGGTCAAAAGGGCGGCGCCAAGAAGTGA